One segment of Ziziphus jujuba cultivar Dongzao chromosome 12, ASM3175591v1 DNA contains the following:
- the LOC107429676 gene encoding uncharacterized protein LOC107429676 isoform X1: MMEEEVSDKGKKANRDTFTDIVFSWSVEDIFNENLYQNQVQEIPLSFFSEHHYFDSFKLPLVEETRAELSSKLQAISRASYAEIESLEETNANGKSCVYDIKVDYWRNNLNDVYRRKHSYRVFPGDVFVLTDAKPEGNSDLEAVLGKKWTLALAETVMEDNVSLKIQASQANVIAAENVIRKHSCLVFLMNIRTNERIWNSLNMNGNLSVVREVLCSEQVQKNMRLCSVQQNCCLVKEYDASSLSNLDESQKKAVLDTLGKVQCNCKASVQLIWGPPGTGKTTTLCVLLLNLSRMKCRVLVCAPRNIAVAELGVHFLKLVKESHKTRNAKDSLYHSWGDILVFGNLEGTEAISEIEEIHLEYRVKKLLEVFEPCSGWRKSVRKMIDLVEGCVSGYNFFKNETEMKKISSLNDASKEVSKFFPEFMREKFNSLSLQIKYCISILCTHLPRNFIPDYNFEQISQLVALLDSIELLFSQIYANSEELLDVDFLDSNRIEGGQSVMNTLTLFYLRTKECISSLQALLRFFDRLLPTTMDTSSARDFCFRMASLIFCTCSSSYELHSMIMEPLNLLIIDDAAQLKECELSIPLQLPGLKRAILFGDHCQLSASVSSNVSANAGLARSLFERMILMDVPKNVLDVQYRMHPFISSFPNSKFYANQISDAPNVRRKDYCKHYLPGPLFGTYSFINISCGKEEMDDAQYSRKNMLEVAVVVKIIDNLYKAWKELKQQLSIGITSPSTAQVLEIQERLEDKYKCFDGFKVKVRPIKALQGEEEDIIILSTVRSNRGGSIGLLSDHRITNVALTRARHCLWILGNERALSESESVWTSIVHDAKDHQCFFNVDEDENLMKFIIEVKKELDQFDELLDADSFIFRNARWEVLISQNFKSSFQKIKSFQMKKLVVNLLRMLASGWRPKKRKRNIICELSKQILKQFKVKDLYVVCSVDIVKRSSYIQVLNVWDILPLVEIPDLVKRLDIVFCTYTDKFLNHCKQKFLEGDLEVPLSWEASNDIVRHKSSSDIEGANEFNTEALNRTNSCSSLLQMKFFSLASGIASHLLSSCDGEEIEFPFEPSSEETEIIHFNRSSFVLGRSGTGKTTILIGKLFQKEQLHHIASEGFHELNCCPSKDNKTEDGERAEDIEESHLRQIFVTFSPNLCYAVKQHISGLKRFACGGNSSKESTTARLDDIDGSMEFTDIPDSFIDLPPKLYPLVITFHKFLMMLNGTVGNSFFHRFPEARGPSHGNTRSSKSLALKTFIRMKEVNFDKFKSSYWPHFSMHLPKNLESSTVFTEIMSYIKGKLQTGKACDDKLRRDYISLSNRRVSKLSMEEREIVYDIFLKYEKRKMENGEYDLADLVSDLHHRLRENKYEGDKLDFVYIDEVQDLTMRQISLFKYLCRNVDAGFVFSGDTAQTIARGVDFRFEDIRSLFYEEFVMKSSCEEAYRTSKHVKIADNFQLSQNFRTHAGVLKLAQSVIDLLYYFFPQSIDVLNPETSLIHEKTPVLIESENIEKDFTKMFEAFGGSGNNLTGFGAEQVVLVRDENIKNKILNSIGKHALVLTIMECKGLEFQDVLLYNLLGSSPLKNQWRVIYEYMQERNLLDPDSAKSIQIFNQAKHKLLCFELKQLYVAITRTRQRLWIFETMEEHHKPLFDYWKKLKVVQVGDFHELHVKDIQVTSCKEDWESRGVKLFHECNYESAKMCFQRAGNTVWEELAEAASLRASAQHISSSDTKKAHIYLKKAAKLYISIGKFELAAQCYYESNEYEEAGTIYLEKCGDSRLEEAGECFTRARSYKLAADAYAKGKLYSNCIDACIQGKLFDEGLKYILLRRKDATESKKTKKYIREIEAKEQELLEGAARSYKNLKDNNKMMKFVKAFCSKDLARSFLRNENLLDQLLKLECEWGCFLNAASVAKQIGNLMLEVELLEKAGHFREASLAILLHVFAKSFLAGGSNGWTMVKFAEKQELLDKAKALAKKVSPFFFEFVCLEENIFSEKEVPLSNLMQLFSDSVRLQSVRGEFLCSLKILTVHFDFVCSKYLQNHDLSADLKTHAEGVLSMNQVSVDTLVYFWNIWKQNIGKVFGYLSCPENQSVWGEFCLSYLGVRKQFQKKKVTYILHCSDAYWISKSDYPNLRPKGKSVNLNPDQFANAARNYWSSEMTSAGIKVLEKLRSLYELSTKESLAIHHKSIILIRMFEVANSLIKSKFMHHEYMLKVKDYLELSGDRLFRTIFPLDLRNSSTKNMVNLRGRGEVKNAVREIFNRNISSKSHLSLGEIVNLVMMVMRVSRKLGGELCQQISERSKNHPLWRSCIVSLEENLRLESKPGSSSAISLHPRKHVSLVENFHKALRNTYFSDLITESVSPGCLMYLVERLLLLVFYSQGYFFSTKSTFLEWLIHEDWNPKISRRAAFDWQSRFVTVLDLVAGIVEELLCNEQDAIKWIQSSKISSEFHPVLVLRLFTVLCLLCLNSRKYFELLFKLLENKEISSKLPQQFCRTIQRLKPGYLNANVNVFAEAFGKIGNPLVIVRSRKKCLNFECQNAIFVDLNVDYGRDKLMSIML, from the exons ATGATGGAGGAGGAAGTTTCAGACAAGGGAAAGAAAGCTAACAGAGACACTTTCACTGATATTGTGTTTTCTTGGTCCGTAGAggatattttcaatgaaaatcttTATCAGAATCAG GTTCAAGAAATTCCGCTCTCATTTTTCTCAGAGCATCATTATTTTGATTCATTTAAGTTGCCATTAGTGGAAGAAACAAGAGCAGAACTTTCTTCCAAGCTACAAGCTATATCCAGAGCCTCATATGCTGAAATTGAATCACTAGAGGAAACCAATGCAAATGGAAAATCGTGCGTATATGATATCAAGGTTGATTATTGGAGAAACAACTTAAATGATGTTTACAGAAGAAAGCACTCATACCGAGTGTTTCCTGGAGATGTTTTTGTTTTGACAGATGCTAAACCTGAAGGCAATTCAGATTTGGAAGCAGTATTGGGAAAGAAATGGACATTGGCATTGGCTGAAACAGTAATGGAGGATAATGTTTCCTTAAAAATACAAGCATCTCAAGCTAATGTGATTGCAGCTGAAAATGTCATCAGGAAACATTCATGTTTGGTTTTCTTGATGAATATAAGAACAAACGAAAGAATATGGAATTCCCTAAACATGAATGGAAATCTGTCAGTCGTCAGAGAAGTTTTGTGTTCAGAG CAGGTGCAGAAGAATATGAGGCTTTGTTCTGTACAGCAGAATTGCTGCTTGGTGAAAGAATATGATGCATCTTCGCTGTCAAATCTAGATGAATCACAAAAAAAGGCAGTTTTGGATACACTTGGTAAAGTTCAGTGCAACTGCAAAGCTAGTGTTCAACTTATATGGGGTCCACCAGGGACAGGGAAAACTACAACCCTTTGTGTTTTGCTCCTCAATTTGTCAAGAATGAAGTGTAGGGTTCTTGTTTGCGCTCCAAGAAACATTGCAGTTGCAGAATTGGGTGTCCATTTTCTAAAGCTAGTTAAAGAGTCACACAAGACAAGGAATGCGAAGGATTCTTTGTACCATTCATGGGGTGACATTCTAGTATTTGGAAATTTAGAGGGGACGGAAGCTATTTCAGAGATAGAAGAGATTCATTTGGAATATCGTGTGAAAAAGCTTTTGGAGGTATTTGAACCTTGTAGTGGTTGGAGGAAGTCTGTTAGGAAAATGATTGATCTTGTTGAAGGTTGTGTTTCTGGgtataatttcttcaaaaatgaAACTGAAATGAAGAAAATCAGTAGCTTGAACGATGCTAGCAAAGAAGTCTCCAAGTTTTTTCCAGAGTTCATGAGAGAAAAATTCAATTCTCTGTCATTGCAAATTAAGTATTGCATCTCAATTCTCTGTACGCATTTGCCCAGAAATTTCATACCAGATTATAATTTTGAACAAATTTCTCAACTTGTTGCTTTACTTGATTCAATTGAATTGCTGTTTTCTCAAATATATGCAAATTCCGAAGAACTTCTGGATGTGGATTTTTTGGATTCAAATAGAATCGAGGGTGGTCAATCTGTCATGAATACATTAACCCTTTTTTATTTGAGGACAAAGGAATGTATTTCTAGTCTTCAAGCTCTGCTTCGTTTCTTTGATAGACTTCTTCCAACCACCATGGATACATCTTCAGCAAGGGATTTCTGTTTCAGGATGGCTTCCTTAATATTTTGCACTTGTTCTTCTTCATATGAACTGCATTCAATGATAATGGAGCCACTGAACTTGTTAATAATTGATGATGCTGCGCAGTTAAAGGAGTGCGAATTGTCCATTCCCTTGCAACTACCGGGTCTGAAACGTGCTATTCTTTTTGGTGATCATTGCCAATTATCAGCATCCGTCAGCAGTAAT GTTTCTGCAAATGCTGGTCTAGCAAGAAGCTTGTTTGAACGCATGATCTTGATGGATGTGCCAAAGAATGTTTTGGACGTGCAGTATAGGATGCATCCTTTCATTAGTTCCTTCCCAAATTCTAAGTTCTATGCGAACCAAATATCAGATGCACCGAATGTTAGACGAAAAGATTACTGTAAACACTACCTTCCAGGACCACTTTTTGGCACCTATTCTTTCATTAATATTTCTTGTGGAAAAGAAGAAATGGACGATGCTCAATATAGCAGAAAAAATATGCTTGAGGTTGCTGTTGTGGTAAAAATCATAGACAATCTATACAAAG CCTGGAAGGAGTTAAAACAGCAGCTCAGCATTGGTATAACATCTCCAAGCACAGCGCAAGTACTTGAAATACAGGAGAGACTTGAAGATAAGTACAAGTGCTTTGATGGGTTTAAAGTGAAAGTGAGGCCAATTAAGGCATTACAgggtgaagaagaagacatAATAATTTTGTCCACTGTAAGATCAAATCGTGGTGGTTCAATTGGACTACTTTCTGATCACCGGATAACTAATGTTGCTTTGACAAGGGCCAG ACACTGTCTTTGGATTTTGGGGAATGAAAGAGCCCTATCCGAAAGTGAGTCAGTCTGGACATCTATTGTACATGATGCTAAGGATCATCAGTGCTTCTTCAACGTCGATGAAGATGAAAAccttatgaaatttataatagaaGTCAAGAAAGAGCTGGATCAATTTGATGAATTGCTTGATGCTGATAGTTTTATTTTCAGAAATGCTAGATGGGAG GTTCTGATAAGTCAAAACTTCAAGAGCTCATTCCAAAAAATTAAGTCATTTCAAATGAAGAAGCTAGTAGTCAATCTGTTACGGATGCTTGCTAGTGGTTGGAGgccaaagaaaaggaaaagaaacatAATCTGCGAACTGTCAAAGCAGATTTTGAAACAATTCAAAGTTAAGGATCTATATGTTGTTTGCAGCGTTGATATTGTAAAGAGATCATCATACATCCAAGTCTTGAATGTTTGGGATATACTGCCATTGGTAGAAATTCCAGACTTGGTTAAGCGTCTTGATATCGTATTCTGTACATACACCGATAAGTTTCTTAATCACTGCAAGCAAAAATTTTTAGAAGG AGATCTTGAAGTTCCTCTGAGTTGGGAAGCTTCCAATGATATTGTCCGCCATAAGAGCTCTAGCGACATTGAAGGAGCAAATGAGTTTAACACTGAAGCTCTTAACAGAACAAATAGTTGCAGCAGCTTGTTACAGATGAAATTCTTCTCCTTGGCGTCCGGGATTGCAAGTCATTTGCTCTCTAGCTGTGATGGTGAAGAAATAGAATTTCCATTTGAACCAAGTAGCGAAGAAACAGAGATTATTCATTTCAATAGAAGCTCCTTTGTACTTGGTAGATCAGGGACTGGAAAAACAACTATTTTGATTGGAAAGTTATTTCAGAAAGAGCAGCTGCATCATATAGCTTCAGAAGGTTTTCATGAATTAAACTGTTGTCCTTCCAAGGATAATAAAACAGAGGATGGTGAAAGGGCTGAAGATATCGAGGAATCTCATCTAAGGCAAATTTTTGTCACATTTAGCCCTAACCTTTGTTATGCTGTTAAACAACATATTTCAGGCTTGAAAAG ATTTGCTTGTGGTGGGAATTCTTCGAAAGAGAGCACAACGGCTCGTTTGGATGACATTGATGGATCCATGGAGTTTACAGATATACCAGATTCTTTTATTGATCTGCCTCCAAAATTATACCCACTTGTTATAACTTTTCATAAGTTCCTCATGATGCTGAATGGTACAGTAGGCAATTCATTCTTTCATAGATTCCCTGAAGCAAGAGGGCCTTCTCATGGCAATACAAGAAGTTCAAAGTCACTGGCTCTGAAAACTTTTATTAGAATGAAGGAGGTTAATTTTGACAAATTCAAATCATCTTACTGGCCCCATTTCAGTATGCACCTACCCAAGAATCTTGAATCGTCCACTGTTTTCACAGAAATAATGTCTTATATAAAGGGTAAGTTGCAAACTGGGAAGGCTTGTGATGATAAACTTCGGAGGGATTACATTTCACTATCCAATAGGCGGGTTTCAAAGTTGAgcatggaagaaagagaaatagTATATgacatttttctaaaatatgaaAAGAGAAAGATGGAAAATGGTGAATATGATTTGGCAGATTTAGTTTCTGATCTTCATCATCGACTCAGAGAAAACAAATATGAGGGCGACAAATTGGATTTTGTGTACATTGATGAGGTTCAGGATCTAACCATGAGACAAATTTCGCTATTCAAATATTTATGCAGAAATGTGGATGCTGGCTTTGTTTTCTCGGGTGACACTGCCCAGACAATAGCCAGGGGGGTTGATTTTAGATTTGAAGATATAAGAAGTCTTTTCTATGAGGAATTTGTGATGAAATCCAGTTGTGAAGAGGCTTACAGGACAAGTAAGCATGTTAAAATCGCTGACAATTTTCAATTAAGCCAGAATTTCCGTACACATGCTGGTGTTTTGAAGTTGGCTCAAAGTGTCATTGACCtcctgtattatttctttccacaATCTATTGATGTCTTGAACCCCGAGACTAGTTTGATTCATGAGAAAACTCCAGTTTTAATTGAATCTGAGAACATCGAAAAGGATTTTACTAAAATGTTCGAAGCTTTTGGAGGTTCTGGCAATAATCTTACAGGTTTTGGAGCAGAGCAGGTGGTATTAGTACGAGATGAAaatattaagaataaaattttgaactcCATTGGAAAGCATGCCCTTGTTCTGACTATAATGGAATGCAAAGGCCTGGAGTTTCAG GATGTGTTGCTGTACAATTTGCTTGGTTCATCACCTCTGAAAAATCAATGGAGAGTCATATACGAGTATATGCAGGAAAGAAATCTCTTGGACCCTGATTCTGCAAAATCTATTCAAATTTTCAATCAGGCAAAACACAAGCTTTTATGTTTTGAGCTGAAGCAGTTATATGTAGCCATTACACGTACAAGGCAAAGGCTATGGATCTTTGAGACTATGGAGGAGCACCATAAACCTTTATTTGACTACTGGAAGAAATTGAAAGTTGTCCAAGTCGGAGATTTTCATGAGTTACACGTGAAAGATATCCAAGTTACAAGCTGCAAAGAGGACTGGGAGTCACGCGGTGTCAAG CTTTTTCATGAGTGTAACTATGAATCTGCAAAAATGTGCTTTCAAAGAGCAGGCAATACAGTTTGGGAAGAGTTGGCTGAGGCTGCTAGCCTCCGAGCTTCTGCTCAGCATATAAGTAGTTCAGATACCAAAAAGGCTCATATATATCTCAAGAAGGCTgctaaattatatatttcaattggaaaattTGAGCTAGCTGCGCAATGTTACTATGAGTCGAATGAGTATGAAGAAGCag GTACCATTTATCTGGAGAAATGTGGGGACTCTAGGCTGGAAGAAGCTGGAGAGTGTTTTACTCGGGCAAGATCTTACAAGCTTGCTGCTGATGCATATGCAAAGGGCAAGCTATACTCAAATTGCATTGATGCTTGCATTCAGGGAAAGTTATTTGACGAGGGGTTAAAGTACATCCTTCTCAGGAGAAAGGACGCAACCGAGAGtaagaagacaaaaaaataCATTCGTGAAATAGAGGCCAAGGAACAGGAGCTTTTGGAAGGTGCTGCACGAAGTTACAAAAATCTTAAAGATAACAACAAAATGATGAAATTCGTTAAGGCTTTTTGTTCTAAGGATTTAGCTCGATCTTTCTTAAGGAATGAAAATCTCCTTGATCAGCTTCTGAAATTGGAATGTGAATGGGGTTGCTTTCTAAATGCTGCAAGCGTAGCAAAGCAAATTGGAAATCTTATGCTTGAGGTTGAACTGCTTGAGAAGGCTGGACATTTTAGAGAAGCGTCGTTAGCTATTCTACTCCATGTGTTTGCCAAATCTTTTTTGGCAGGTGGAAGCAATGGCTGGACCATGGTGAAATTTGCAGAAAAGCAGGAGCTTTTAGATAAGGCTAAAGCATTGGCAAAGAAAGTTTCACCCTTCTTCTTTGAGTTTGTCTGTTTAgaggaaaatattttctcaGAAAAAGAAGTCCCGTTGTCCAATTTGATGCAATTATTTAGTGATTCTGTGAGGCTTCAAAGTGTTAGAGGGGAATTCTTATGTTCCCTAAAAATTCTGACggttcattttgattttgtgtgTTCGAAGTATTTGCAGAACCATGATTTGTCTGCTGATCTGAAAACACATGCAGAAGGGGTTTTGTCAATGAACCAAGTTTCTGTTGATACACTGGTTTACTTTTGGAATATTTGGAAGCAGAATATTGGGAAGGTTTTTGGGTATCTCAGCTGTCCTGAAAACCAAAGTGTTTGGGGAGAGTTCTGTTTGAGCTACTTGGGTGTGAGGAAGCAGTTTCAAAAAAAGAAGGTCACCTATATTTTGCATTGTTCTGATGCCTACTGGATAAGCAAAAGTGATTATCCAAATCTGCGGCCAAAGGGGAAATCAGTAAACTTGAATCCTGACCAGTTTGCTAATGCTGCTCGCAATTATTGGAGCTCAGAAATGACCAGTGCTGGTATAAAGGTGTTAGAAAAGCTTAGATCCCTTTATGAGTTGTCAACAAAGGAATCCTTGGCTATACATCACAAGAGCATCATTCTTATCCGTATGTTTGAAGTTGCTAACTCTCTCATCAAGTCCAAGTTTATGCACCACGAATATATGCTTAAGGTTAAGGACTACCTTGAGCTATCTGGAGATCGCTTGTTTAGGACTATATTTCCCCTGGATTTGAGAAATTCATCAACAAAGAATATGGTTAACCTGAGGGGCAGAGGTGAAGTCAAGAATGCTGTCCGAGAAATCTTCAACAGAAACATTAGCTCAAAAAGTCATCTGTCCCTCGGGGAAATTGTGAATCTGGTGATGATGGTTATGAGAGTGTCTAGAAAACTTGGTGGTGAACTATGTCAACAAATTTCTGAGAGGTCTAAAAATCATCCATTGTGGAGATCATGCATTGTAAGTTTGGAGGAGAACTTGAGACTAGAATCAAAGCCGGGGTCTTCATCTGCTATTTCCCTTCATCCTCGGAAACATGTTTCTCTtgttgaaaatttccataaagcTTTGAGAAACACTTACTTTTCAGACTTAATAACTGAGAGTGTATCACCAGGATGTCTCATGTACCTCGTCGAGCGCCTTCTGCTTCTAGTGTTCTACTCTCAAGGATACTTTTTCTCTACAAAATCAACATTTCTTGAATGGCTTATACATGAGGATTGGAATCCAAAAATCAGTAGACGTGCTGCATTTGATTGGCAGTCACGTTTTGTTACTGTCCTTGACCTTGTGGCAGGCATAGTTGAAGAACTTCTATGTAATGAGCAGGATGCCATCAAATGGATTCAAAGTTCTAAAATTAGCTCAGAATTCCATCCAGTGCTGGTGTTGAGATTGTTCACTGTTTTGTGCTTACTTTGTTTGAACTCGAGGAAGTATTTTGAGTTACTTTTCAAGTTACTAGAAAACaaagagatttcttcaaaactacCACAACAGTTTTGCAGAACCATTCAAAGACTGAAGCCAGGATATTTGAATGCGAATGTTAATGTCTTTGCAGAAGCTTTTGGAAAGATTGGAAATCCATTGGTGATAGTGAGGTCAAGAAAAAAATGCTTAAACTTTGAATGCCAAAATGCCATCTTTGTAGACTTGAATGTTGACTATGGCAGAGACAAGTTGATGAGCATAATGTTGTAG